In Streptomyces venezuelae, the sequence TCGAGGGGCTGCGCTACGAGACGGACCTGGGGCCGGTGGTCGACGGCGAGCTCGCGGTGTGCCGCTGGTTCGGCACCGCCACCTGCCTGGGGCGGACCGGCTGGCCGTCCGACGTGCCCGGAAAGCGGATCACCTGGGTCGGCGTCGACATCCTGCGGATCGTCGACGGCTGGATCGTGGAAGCCTGGACGCAGGGAGCGGAGACCGACGAGCGGCCGCCCTCCGCGAGGTGACACGGAGGTGTCCCGGAGGCGGCCGCCGGCCGCCCCCTCGTCGTGAGGGGGTGGCCGGCGACCGCCCCCGAGGGGGCGGTGTCAGCCCGCCCAGCTCTCCACGGGGAGGGATGCGACGCACGCCTTGGCCCAGGGTTCGTCCAAGTTCCAGAGATCCATGGCAGCCATGTCATTCAGCATCATGCCCAAGGCCAGGAACCGCTTGACGGTGACGTCATCGGCTCCGGAATTATTCTGGATGGCATTCCACATGCGTCCGAATCCGGTTTGGACCGCGGATCGGATGTCCGGGTCGTCGGATGCGGCGAAACCGTGGAGCTGAATCAGTAGAAAGAGTCGGTCGCGCACCAGGGAGCGGTATCGGTCACCCATCGCGACGAGGGCATCGACGCCGGTCAGGCCCTCTGCCGACTCGTCGAAGGATGCCACGACCCGGTCGAATGAATTTTCGACAACGG encodes:
- a CDS encoding nuclear transport factor 2 family protein, whose amino-acid sequence is MESRTRTAAELWDGWLEMWNEDPGAAHKIISADYRLHLPTAGATIDPDTIRDPATMADWVAGFTGKFEGLRYETDLGPVVDGELAVCRWFGTATCLGRTGWPSDVPGKRITWVGVDILRIVDGWIVEAWTQGAETDERPPSAR
- a CDS encoding TetR/AcrR family transcriptional regulator → MERMTGGERRKQILEIASEEFSHGGYYGTSVETIARKAGISQPYVFRIFDTKKGLFISVVENSFDRVVASFDESAEGLTGVDALVAMGDRYRSLVRDRLFLLIQLHGFAASDDPDIRSAVQTGFGRMWNAIQNNSGADDVTVKRFLALGMMLNDMAAMDLWNLDEPWAKACVASLPVESWAG